In Balearica regulorum gibbericeps isolate bBalReg1 chromosome 2, bBalReg1.pri, whole genome shotgun sequence, one DNA window encodes the following:
- the IRX4 gene encoding iroquois-class homeodomain protein IRX-4 — MSYPQFGYPYSSAPQFLMSTNSLTTCCESSGRTLAETGAAASAQTPVYCPVYESRLLATARHELNSAAALGVYGGPYAGPQGYGNYVTYGTEAPAFYSLNSLEAKDGSGSAHAGIAPAAAYYPYDHTLSQYQYDRYGTMDGGTRRKNATRETTSTLKAWLQEHRKNPYPTKGEKIMLAIITKMTLTQVSTWFANARRRLKKENKMTWPPRNKCSDEKRPYEEEEEEEEEGSQEEAMKSGKAEEPTGKEEKELELSDLEDLDAAESESSECELRRPFPHPHPLPHPGGCHPPRAAEPPAKMPPPPPPPAAAGDDDEEEEAAAAERARSCLKTTAAAECGPDLLGARQRGCESKMCFQQGQQLLEAKPRIWSLAHTATSLNQAEYPSCMLKRQGGSAAAAVSAPVSVIDRHQDSPVTNLRNWVDGVFHDPLFRHSTLNQALSNTTVSWATTKGAILETGALGRAVGNGANVLKGQLSTLAHHDSNKEFLAFPKSGSKMFCS, encoded by the exons ATGTCATATCCTCAGTTTGGCTACCCTTACTCCTCTGCACCCCAG TTCCTGATGAGCACCAACTCCCTGACGACCTGCTGCGAGTCCAGCGGCCGGACGCTGGCCGAGACTGGGGCGGCCGCCTCCGCCCAGACCCCCGTCTATTGCCCGGTGTACGAGAGCCGCCTGCTCGCCACCGCCCGACACGAACTCAACTCCGCCGCCGCCCTGGGGGTCTACGGCGGCCCCTACGCCGGGCCCCAGGGCTATGGAAACTACGTGACCTACGGCACCGAGGCTCCCGCCTTCTACTCCTTG AACAGTTTGGAGGCGAAGGACGGGAGCGGGTCTGCGCATGCGGGCATCGCCCCGGCGGCTGCCTACTACCCCTACGATCACACCCTCAGCCAGTACCAGTACGACAG GTACGGCACGATGGACGGCGGGACGCGGAGGAAAAACGCCACCCGGGAGACGACCAGCACGCTGAAggcctggctgcaggagcaTCGCAAGAACCCCTACCCCACCAAGGGCGAGAAGATCATGCTGGCCATCATCACCAAGATGACCCTCACCCAGGTCTCCACCTGGTTCGCCAACGCCCGCCGGCGGCTCAAGAAGGAGAACAAGATGACCTGGCCCCCGCGGAACAAGTGCTCGGACGAGAAGCGGCCCtacgaggaagaggaggaggaggaagaggagggttcGCAGGAAGAGGCGATGAAGAGCGGGAAAGCCGAGG AGCCCACgggcaaggaggagaaggagctggagctCAGCGACCTGGAGGACTTGGACGCCGCCGAGTCGGAGAGCTCCGAGTGCGAGCTGAGGCGGCCCTTCCCGCACCCGCATCCGCTCCCGCACCCGGGCGGCTGCCACCCGCCGCGGGCCGCCGAGCCCCCCGCCAAgatgccgccgccgccgccgccgcccgccgccgccggggatgatgatgaggaggaggaggcggcggcggcggagcgggcgCGGAGCTGCCTGAAGACGACGGCGGCGGCGGAGTGCGGCCCCGACCTGCTCGGCGCCCGGCAGCGCGGCTGCGAGTCCAAAATGTGCTTCCAgcaggggcagcagctgctggaggcgAAGCCCAGGATTTGGTCCCTGGCGCACACCGCCACCTCCCTCAACCAGGCCGAGTACCCCTCCTGCATGCTGAAACGGCAGGGGGgctcggccgccgccgccgtctcCGCCCCGGTCAGTGTCATCGACAGGCACCAGGATTCGCCGGTCACCAACCTCAGGAACTGGGTGGACGGGGTGTTTCACGACCCCCTGTTCAGGCACAGTACTTTGAACCAAGCCCTGAGCAACACGACAGTTTCCTGGGCTACCACCAAAGGAGCCATTCTGGAAACGGGCGCCCTCGGACGCGCGGTGGGGAACGGCGCCAACGTGCTCAAGGGGCAGCTCTCAACCTTGGCCCACCATGACTCTAACAAAGAGTTTCTGGCGTTTCCCAAATcaggaagcaaaatgttttgttcctaA